The following proteins are encoded in a genomic region of Paenibacillus sp. FSL H3-0469:
- the pyrH gene encoding UMP kinase, with amino-acid sequence MEQPVFKRVVLKVSGESLAGQNGYGIDADTIISIAEQVKEVVELGVQVAIVCGGGNIWRGIAGSASGIDRATADYMGMLATVMNSLALQDALEQIDVPTRVQTSIAMQQIAEPYIRRRAIRHLEKGRVVIFAAGTGNPFFSTDTTAALRAAEIEAEVILMAKNKVDGVYSADPFKDSTAVKYEQLTYMDILNKNLGVMDSTASSLCMDNNIPLIVFAITEQGNIKRVVLGEKIGTIVKGSVN; translated from the coding sequence TTGGAACAACCGGTATTTAAGAGAGTAGTCCTTAAGGTAAGCGGTGAATCGCTCGCCGGACAGAATGGCTATGGCATCGATGCCGATACGATCATCTCTATTGCAGAGCAGGTCAAGGAAGTCGTGGAGCTTGGAGTTCAGGTTGCGATTGTATGCGGCGGTGGCAACATCTGGCGCGGAATCGCCGGAAGTGCAAGCGGTATTGACCGGGCAACGGCCGATTATATGGGAATGCTGGCAACAGTGATGAACTCGCTGGCATTGCAGGACGCTCTGGAGCAGATTGATGTCCCTACCCGGGTTCAGACCTCTATCGCCATGCAGCAGATTGCTGAGCCCTATATCCGCCGCCGGGCCATCCGGCATCTGGAGAAGGGCCGCGTAGTTATTTTTGCCGCAGGGACAGGGAATCCGTTCTTCTCGACCGATACTACGGCAGCGCTTAGAGCAGCCGAGATTGAAGCCGAGGTTATCCTCATGGCCAAGAATAAGGTAGACGGAGTCTACTCAGCAGATCCGTTCAAGGACAGCACAGCCGTTAAATACGAGCAGCTGACTTACATGGATATTCTGAACAAAAACCTGGGAGTTATGGATTCTACCGCTTCCTCACTCTGCATGGATAATAATATACCGCTCATTGTGTTTGCTATTACAGAGCAAGGCAATATTAAGCGCGTCGTTCTCGGCGAAAAGATCGGGACGATCGTTAAAGGGAGTGTAAATTAA
- the tsf gene encoding translation elongation factor Ts — protein MAVDAKAVKELRERTGAGMLDCKKALEEANNDITKAAELLREKGLSAAANKAGRIATEGTVESYIHAGGRIGVLVEINCETDFVGKTDSFREFARDIAMQIAAANPLYVRREEVPSADVEKEKEILKAQALNEGKPEKIVEKMVEGRISKFYEEYCLMEQSFVKDPDKTISQLLNEKISTIGENITIRRFVRFELGEGLEKKVDNFVEEVMAQVKQ, from the coding sequence ATGGCAGTAGATGCAAAAGCAGTGAAGGAACTTCGCGAAAGAACAGGGGCAGGAATGCTCGATTGTAAGAAAGCTCTGGAAGAAGCAAACAACGATATCACCAAAGCAGCTGAATTGCTTCGTGAAAAAGGTTTGTCCGCAGCAGCCAACAAAGCAGGTCGTATTGCTACTGAAGGTACTGTAGAATCCTATATCCACGCTGGCGGCCGTATTGGCGTTCTGGTAGAAATCAACTGCGAAACTGACTTCGTAGGCAAAACGGATTCCTTCAGAGAATTCGCACGCGATATCGCTATGCAAATCGCAGCAGCGAACCCGCTGTATGTCCGCCGTGAAGAAGTACCTTCTGCAGACGTAGAGAAGGAAAAAGAAATTCTTAAGGCACAAGCGCTGAACGAAGGCAAGCCTGAGAAGATCGTTGAAAAAATGGTGGAAGGCCGCATCAGCAAGTTCTATGAAGAATATTGCCTGATGGAGCAATCCTTCGTTAAAGACCCGGACAAGACAATCTCCCAGCTGCTGAATGAAAAAATCAGCACCATCGGCGAGAACATCACGATCCGCCGCTTCGTTCGTTTCGAACTGGGTGAAGGTCTTGAGAAGAAAGTCGATAACTTCGTAGAAGAAGTTATGGCACAAGTAAAACAATAA
- the rpsB gene encoding 30S ribosomal protein S2: MAVISMKQLLEAGVHFGHQTRRWNPKMDRYIFTERNGIYIIDLQKTVKKVEEAYNFVKSVAGDNGTILFVGTKKQAQDSVKEEAERSGMFFINQRWLGGTLTNFQTIQKRIDRLKKLEAWEEDGTFAVLPKKEVILLRKEKDRLEKFLGGIKNMKGLPSALFIIDPRKERIAVAEARKLGIPIVAIVDTNCDPDEIDYVIPGNDDAIRAVKLLTGKMADAVVEAHQGEDTTTA, encoded by the coding sequence ATGGCAGTAATCTCCATGAAGCAGCTTCTCGAAGCTGGGGTACACTTCGGTCACCAGACTCGTCGTTGGAACCCAAAGATGGATCGTTATATCTTCACTGAAAGAAACGGAATTTACATTATTGACTTGCAAAAAACAGTCAAGAAGGTAGAGGAAGCTTACAACTTTGTAAAGAGCGTCGCTGGCGACAACGGCACAATCCTATTCGTAGGAACAAAGAAGCAGGCTCAGGATTCCGTGAAAGAAGAAGCTGAACGTTCGGGTATGTTCTTCATTAACCAGCGTTGGCTCGGGGGTACCCTGACTAACTTCCAGACCATTCAGAAGCGTATTGACCGCCTGAAGAAACTGGAAGCATGGGAAGAAGACGGTACCTTTGCAGTATTGCCTAAGAAAGAAGTTATCCTTCTCCGCAAAGAGAAAGATCGTCTTGAGAAATTCCTGGGCGGTATCAAGAACATGAAAGGTCTTCCAAGCGCGCTGTTCATCATTGACCCGCGTAAAGAGCGCATTGCAGTAGCAGAAGCTCGCAAATTGGGTATTCCAATCGTAGCTATCGTTGATACTAACTGCGATCCGGACGAAATTGACTACGTAATTCCAGGCAATGACGACGCTATCCGCGCCGTGAAGCTTTTGACTGGTAAGATGGCTGATGCTGTTGTTGAAGCTCATCAGGGCGAAGACACAACTACAGCTTAA
- a CDS encoding FapA family protein: protein MIGQYVLSQYLSITFSEDKGIAYLQFTKKDENFTCSVEDLESFLFSHNIRFGIQHDIVQRISSNPEEYFWNRVPIAIGQPAVNGKDGRVVLTVDMEEDRKPLEKEDGKVDYKELVRLHNVRKGQLIAKVIPAENGVSGKMVTGEELPFRAGKEAHFKVGKNVVVDQEETSMYSAIDGLVTLTDKGKINVFPVYEINGDVDYSTGNIDFVGTVVIRGNVLTGFTVKSAGDIRVVGGVEGAELISGGSIEITGGIIGYNKGHVSAGKNVKVSFIQEGNVVAGEDIIVSQSIMHSSIRAGHDVLCNGAKGLIVGGIVQAGERVIARTIGNTMSTATAIEVGVVPELRNEINELRQELRQLLENEDKTNKALYLLNQLANNGQLSPDKVALRVKLNATKQSHMRDEKRIKERVLEIERMLEDTGRAKVDVVKTIYGGSKIVIGRYTRFVKDPTERVTFIYSEGDISIIPYV, encoded by the coding sequence TTGATCGGTCAATATGTATTGAGCCAATACCTGAGCATTACTTTTTCGGAGGATAAGGGGATCGCTTACCTTCAGTTCACCAAGAAGGATGAGAATTTCACCTGTTCGGTCGAAGACCTTGAGAGCTTCCTGTTCAGTCACAATATTCGTTTCGGTATCCAGCATGATATTGTTCAGCGGATTAGCAGTAACCCGGAAGAATATTTCTGGAACCGGGTGCCTATCGCGATTGGACAGCCTGCTGTCAACGGTAAGGACGGCCGGGTTGTGCTGACCGTTGATATGGAGGAGGACCGCAAGCCTCTGGAGAAAGAGGATGGCAAAGTGGATTACAAAGAGCTGGTCCGGCTGCATAACGTAAGGAAGGGCCAGCTTATTGCCAAGGTTATTCCGGCAGAGAACGGCGTGAGCGGAAAAATGGTAACCGGGGAAGAGCTTCCGTTCCGGGCAGGGAAGGAGGCTCATTTCAAAGTAGGCAAGAATGTGGTGGTGGATCAGGAAGAGACCTCCATGTATTCGGCGATTGACGGATTGGTTACGCTGACAGACAAGGGCAAAATCAATGTATTTCCGGTGTATGAAATCAATGGGGATGTGGATTACAGCACAGGCAATATTGATTTCGTGGGCACGGTGGTCATCCGCGGCAATGTGCTTACCGGCTTCACCGTCAAATCGGCAGGAGATATCCGTGTGGTCGGCGGGGTAGAGGGGGCCGAACTGATATCGGGCGGGTCCATCGAGATTACGGGCGGCATCATCGGATATAATAAAGGCCACGTAAGCGCCGGTAAAAATGTTAAGGTCTCGTTCATCCAGGAGGGCAATGTTGTGGCCGGGGAGGATATTATCGTCTCCCAGAGCATTATGCATTCCAGCATCCGGGCAGGTCATGATGTTCTGTGCAACGGGGCCAAAGGCTTAATCGTCGGCGGTATCGTACAGGCAGGTGAGCGCGTGATTGCCCGTACCATCGGCAATACCATGTCTACAGCTACAGCGATTGAAGTGGGCGTTGTTCCCGAGCTGAGAAATGAGATCAACGAACTGCGCCAGGAGCTGCGGCAGCTTCTCGAGAATGAGGACAAGACCAATAAGGCGTTGTATCTGCTTAATCAGCTGGCGAACAATGGGCAGCTATCGCCGGACAAGGTGGCGCTTCGCGTCAAGCTTAATGCCACCAAGCAGTCCCATATGCGTGATGAAAAGAGAATTAAAGAGCGTGTGCTGGAGATCGAGCGCATGCTGGAGGACACCGGCAGAGCTAAGGTTGATGTCGTCAAGACGATCTATGGAGGCTCCAAGATCGTAATCGGCAGATACACGAGGTTCGTCAAGGACCCGACGGAGCGGGTAACCTTCATTTATAGTGAAGGGGATATATCTATCATACCGTACGTTTAA
- a CDS encoding FliA/WhiG family RNA polymerase sigma factor, giving the protein MNERKAAQSETDMLWEQWKEHGDPEAKKKLIESYLHIVDYVSSRLAVGLPKNVSKDDLASNGVMGLIDAIEKFDYKRGLQFQTYASWRVRGAILDSLRQSDWVPRSVREKAKKIEDAYQQLEQKYLRSVTDDEMSQYLNISETEFQTMLQDVAVMSLCSLEDPIREEESETRMSILVDDKAKNPDRKVNEFYLRDTLTKGIEKLTVKERTVVSLLYYEDLSLSEIAEVMSLSPSRISQLHSKAILRLRGTLEKNRDLLMQND; this is encoded by the coding sequence TTGAACGAGCGTAAAGCAGCTCAGTCGGAAACAGATATGCTTTGGGAGCAGTGGAAAGAGCACGGCGATCCTGAAGCTAAAAAAAAGCTGATTGAGAGTTATCTCCACATTGTTGATTACGTGTCCAGCCGTCTGGCAGTAGGACTGCCCAAAAACGTCTCCAAGGACGATTTGGCCAGCAACGGCGTCATGGGACTCATTGATGCCATCGAAAAATTCGACTACAAGCGGGGGCTTCAATTCCAGACCTATGCATCGTGGCGGGTACGGGGAGCAATCCTTGATTCTCTGCGGCAAAGTGACTGGGTTCCCAGATCCGTACGCGAAAAAGCGAAAAAAATCGAGGATGCCTACCAGCAGCTGGAGCAGAAGTATTTGAGGTCAGTAACTGATGATGAAATGAGCCAATATCTGAATATTTCGGAAACGGAGTTTCAGACGATGCTGCAGGATGTCGCAGTAATGTCGCTCTGTTCATTGGAAGATCCTATACGCGAAGAAGAATCAGAGACAAGAATGTCCATATTGGTAGATGACAAGGCCAAGAATCCGGACCGTAAAGTGAATGAGTTCTATCTGCGGGATACGCTAACCAAAGGCATCGAGAAACTAACAGTGAAAGAACGGACCGTCGTGTCCCTTTTATATTATGAGGATTTATCTTTAAGCGAGATTGCGGAAGTGATGTCACTGTCTCCTTCGCGAATCTCCCAGCTTCATTCCAAAGCTATTTTGCGGCTAAGAGGAACACTTGAGAAGAACCGGGACCTTCTAATGCAAAATGATTAA
- a CDS encoding chemotaxis protein CheD produces the protein MIEEQSIIKVGMADLNVGSQDSLIRTTGLGSCVGLTLFDPGKKLAGMAHVMLPSSEIAREGQLNIAKFADTAVPELLARLLGLGAVRSRIVAKMAGGSQMFAFAGGSDTMRIGPRNVESCKLALESLHIPLIAEDTGGNYGRTIEISCNTGVIFIRSVQKGPKEI, from the coding sequence ATGATTGAAGAGCAGAGCATCATTAAAGTAGGTATGGCGGATTTGAACGTAGGCAGCCAGGACAGCCTTATTCGTACGACCGGTCTTGGCTCCTGCGTAGGTCTGACTCTGTTTGATCCCGGTAAAAAGCTGGCGGGGATGGCTCATGTCATGCTGCCTTCGTCAGAGATTGCCCGGGAGGGACAGCTGAATATCGCCAAGTTCGCAGATACTGCTGTGCCTGAGCTTTTAGCCCGCCTGCTGGGGCTGGGGGCGGTTAGAAGCCGGATTGTGGCCAAGATGGCCGGAGGCTCGCAGATGTTTGCTTTTGCCGGAGGGAGTGACACCATGAGGATCGGGCCTCGGAATGTGGAATCCTGCAAGCTTGCTCTTGAGAGCCTTCATATTCCGCTTATCGCGGAGGACACGGGCGGCAATTATGGGCGCACGATAGAAATCTCCTGCAATACCGGAGTCATTTTTATCCGCAGCGTTCAAAAAGGCCCGAAGGAAATTTAG
- a CDS encoding chemotaxis protein CheC produces MELFKNFKDFKMDVLKEVGNIGAGNAATALSQLLNKPIDMAVPKVQLLSFEEITDKVGGAEELVYAVFLRVEGEAPGNLFFILTPEAASNLLSRIAGIEVSGGGELSEMELSALSEIGNILAGSYLSSLADFTSLTMYPTVPALAMDMAGAILGYGLLQFGQMGDDALLIDTTFLEGQNEIEGQFFLIPDPESFPKIFKALGVPFDND; encoded by the coding sequence ATGGAGCTATTCAAGAATTTCAAAGACTTCAAAATGGATGTGCTTAAGGAAGTCGGGAATATCGGGGCCGGCAATGCAGCCACCGCCTTGTCCCAGCTGCTCAATAAGCCGATTGACATGGCCGTGCCTAAGGTACAGCTGCTCAGCTTCGAGGAAATCACCGATAAGGTGGGCGGAGCGGAGGAGCTGGTATACGCGGTATTCCTGCGTGTGGAAGGTGAAGCCCCGGGCAACCTGTTCTTCATTCTTACCCCGGAAGCGGCAAGCAACCTGCTCAGCCGGATTGCCGGCATTGAAGTCTCCGGCGGCGGTGAGCTGAGTGAGATGGAATTATCCGCACTAAGCGAGATCGGCAATATTCTGGCCGGTTCTTATCTCTCTTCCCTGGCGGATTTCACCTCCCTGACCATGTATCCGACAGTGCCGGCGCTTGCGATGGATATGGCCGGAGCCATTCTTGGCTACGGGCTGCTGCAGTTCGGTCAGATGGGCGATGATGCGCTGCTGATCGATACGACTTTTTTAGAAGGCCAAAATGAAATTGAAGGACAATTCTTCCTTATTCCCGATCCGGAATCGTTCCCCAAAATATTCAAGGCTTTAGGAGTACCGTTCGACAATGATTGA
- a CDS encoding chemotaxis protein CheW, with amino-acid sequence MAEDIKVIVFKLGTEEYGIEVEKVQTIERMMPITRVPKTYSFIKGVINLRGVVIPVIDLRGRFGIEEAEHTDQTRIIIVNVNEMEVGFIVDSANDVIDLNRDIIDVPPDVVGGIKAKYLDGVAKIGDDRLLIMLNLSEVLNKSEIVQLESLEG; translated from the coding sequence ATGGCTGAAGATATCAAAGTAATTGTATTCAAGCTTGGCACTGAAGAATACGGCATTGAAGTAGAGAAGGTCCAGACGATTGAACGTATGATGCCGATTACCCGCGTACCGAAGACCTATTCCTTCATCAAAGGTGTGATTAATCTGCGCGGCGTCGTGATTCCGGTTATCGATCTGCGCGGACGCTTCGGCATTGAGGAAGCGGAACACACGGATCAGACCCGGATCATTATCGTCAATGTGAATGAGATGGAAGTGGGCTTCATTGTCGATTCAGCCAACGATGTCATTGACTTGAACCGTGACATTATCGATGTACCGCCGGATGTTGTAGGGGGCATCAAGGCGAAGTATCTGGACGGGGTGGCCAAAATTGGGGATGACCGTCTGCTGATTATGCTCAACCTGTCTGAAGTACTGAACAAGAGTGAAATCGTGCAGCTGGAAAGCCTGGAGGGCTAG
- a CDS encoding chemotaxis protein CheA, translated as MDMNQYLSMFIDESNDHLQSLNDSMMGLEANPEDLSIVQVIFRSAHTLKGMAATMGFEDLASLTHQMENVLDLVRNNKLRMQDFIFDTLFKSIDALESMVEDITGGGAGKADVTAIVSSLQAIVRGEVPSAGNASAEVTAAASGNASAAQVFLDEFQYSVLEQSLQEGHQVLYVDVAIRKDCQLKAVRAYMVFDLLERSGEVVKSFPSVQDIEQEKFDYGFSLYYITQKDASEIQKMILNLSEIEAVTAVALDQESLRQMGQDTAAATAEAPASAPVQEAAPAAAGNASPAASLHPKEENGKAAPARAGGAPSPSRTIRVDIERLDVLMNLFSELLIDRVRLEQLASEVQNGDLTETVEHMGRVSGDLQNIVMKLRMVPVDTVFNRFPRMIRDLAKSLDKKVDLIITGADTELDRTVIDEIGDPLVHLLRNAVDHGIESIADRVAAGKPETGTVQLRAFHSGNHVFIEIEEDGKGIYPKNVLASAVKKGVITQEQAGTMTDDEAYQLLFAPGFSTAEVISDVSGRGVGLDVVKSKISSLGGNVTIYSTPGKGTNFSVQLPLTLSIIAAMLVRLGSEKYAIPLSSIVETGIVKQAQIRTIHGNRMLEFRGSHIPLVSLSKIFSIPDYDESTEEETEIVVVRKGERLVALAVQDFIGQNEIVIKNLGKYLPEVQGISGATILGDGQVALIIDPNAFIK; from the coding sequence ATGGACATGAACCAATACTTATCCATGTTTATTGATGAGTCAAATGATCATCTTCAGTCTTTGAACGATAGCATGATGGGGCTGGAAGCGAATCCGGAGGATCTGAGTATTGTTCAGGTGATTTTCCGCTCCGCCCATACCTTGAAAGGTATGGCGGCTACAATGGGTTTTGAAGATTTGGCTTCGCTTACGCACCAAATGGAGAATGTGCTCGATCTGGTGCGCAATAACAAACTGCGGATGCAAGACTTCATTTTTGATACCCTGTTCAAAAGTATTGACGCTCTGGAATCCATGGTGGAGGATATTACCGGCGGGGGAGCGGGCAAGGCCGATGTAACAGCCATTGTCTCGTCCCTGCAGGCCATCGTTCGCGGAGAGGTTCCCTCTGCCGGCAATGCTTCTGCTGAAGTCACGGCTGCTGCGTCCGGCAATGCCAGCGCGGCCCAGGTGTTCCTGGATGAATTCCAGTACTCTGTGCTGGAGCAATCCCTTCAGGAAGGCCATCAGGTGCTTTATGTGGATGTGGCGATCCGCAAGGACTGTCAGCTCAAAGCCGTACGTGCCTATATGGTCTTCGACCTTCTGGAGCGTTCAGGAGAAGTCGTGAAATCCTTCCCTTCGGTTCAGGACATAGAACAGGAGAAATTCGATTACGGATTCTCCCTCTACTACATAACCCAAAAGGATGCAAGTGAAATTCAGAAGATGATTCTGAATCTGTCGGAGATTGAAGCGGTCACCGCTGTGGCGCTTGATCAGGAGTCACTTCGCCAAATGGGACAAGACACTGCAGCAGCTACAGCCGAAGCGCCTGCCTCGGCTCCGGTGCAAGAGGCTGCTCCGGCAGCAGCTGGTAATGCTTCCCCTGCGGCTTCTCTGCATCCCAAGGAAGAGAACGGCAAAGCTGCCCCGGCCCGGGCTGGAGGAGCGCCGTCGCCTTCCCGCACCATCCGTGTTGATATTGAGCGGCTGGATGTGCTGATGAATCTGTTCAGCGAGCTGCTGATTGACCGTGTCCGGCTGGAGCAGCTGGCCTCAGAGGTGCAGAACGGTGATCTTACCGAAACGGTCGAACATATGGGCCGGGTGAGCGGAGATTTGCAAAATATAGTCATGAAGCTCCGTATGGTTCCGGTAGATACCGTATTTAACCGGTTCCCGCGGATGATTCGCGATTTGGCGAAGTCGCTGGACAAGAAGGTAGATTTAATCATCACCGGAGCCGATACGGAGCTTGACCGTACGGTGATTGATGAGATTGGCGATCCGCTGGTGCATCTGCTGCGCAATGCAGTGGATCACGGGATTGAATCGATCGCGGACCGGGTTGCTGCCGGAAAGCCGGAGACAGGCACTGTGCAGCTGCGGGCCTTCCACAGCGGCAATCATGTCTTCATTGAGATTGAAGAGGATGGCAAGGGCATCTATCCGAAGAATGTATTGGCCTCTGCCGTCAAAAAGGGTGTGATTACCCAGGAGCAGGCGGGCACGATGACAGATGACGAAGCGTACCAGCTGCTCTTCGCGCCTGGATTCAGTACAGCTGAGGTCATCTCTGACGTATCGGGCCGGGGCGTGGGTCTCGATGTGGTCAAATCCAAAATCTCTTCCCTGGGCGGTAACGTCACCATCTATTCAACACCGGGCAAAGGCACGAATTTCTCCGTTCAGCTTCCGCTGACCCTGTCGATCATTGCAGCGATGCTGGTTCGGCTGGGCTCCGAGAAATATGCCATTCCGCTCTCTTCCATCGTGGAGACTGGAATTGTGAAGCAAGCCCAGATCCGCACCATTCACGGCAACCGGATGCTGGAGTTCCGGGGCAGCCATATTCCGCTGGTCTCCCTGAGCAAGATCTTCTCCATTCCCGACTATGATGAAAGCACGGAAGAGGAGACGGAGATCGTGGTTGTCCGCAAAGGAGAAAGGCTGGTTGCCTTGGCTGTGCAGGACTTCATTGGCCAGAACGAAATCGTAATCAAGAACCTCGGCAAGTATCTGCCTGAGGTACAGGGAATTTCCGGAGCCACGATTCTTGGAGACGGGCAGGTAGCGCTTATTATCGATCCGAATGCTTTTATCAAATAA